The following is a genomic window from Candidatus Kryptoniota bacterium.
CGAGGCTGACGGTGACGCTTCCACTGCTGTGGCAGTTGCTTATCGTTGATCTGTTAATGTTGTAACCGACTAATCCGCCCACTCCGATATTTCCGACGACATTTCCTACAGCGTAGGAATTGGTGATAGAAGAACCAAATTGACTAATCCCAACAAGTCCTCCCACATCGCTGTTCGAAGCATCATTGACGCTATCCGTACTGTAGCTATTGCTGACTATGGATGAATCATCAAAGCCCACGAGTCCTCCGACGTACCCGCCGGATGCTCCGATAACATTTCCCGACGTGGAGCAGCTGTCAATCGATGATTGAACACTGTACCCGACGAGCCCGCCTACCTCGCTTCCTCCTGCCACATGTTCATTGATGAGCGCGAGATTCTTCACCCTGCCATTAACGAGATCCCCGAACATTCCTACTTCACTCGCACCGCCGCTGGAGATAAACAAGCCGGTTATGGTGTGTCCCTTTCCGTTGTACGTCCCGGTGAAATACGTTCCGCCATTGCCTATCGGTGAAAAGCCTGCTCCCGAGTTCCAGTATATTGTAGACGACGCGTCAATGTTCGCCGTCTGCACAAAGCACGTATCCCATGCACTGGAATTCTGCGTGATCCAGTACAAGTTCTGAAGTGAGTCGATTTGAAACGGGTCGTTAGACGTTCCGCTGCCGGAAGGCTGGACGGCGATAAAGGAAGTGGTCGTGAAGTTCAATTCGTTTCCTTGAGCGGGGCCGTATGAATTCGATGCGATCACACGGTAATAGTAGGTCTGGCTTGACGCAAGGGGGGAAATACTTGCGGACACTGACGCACCTCCCCATCCGTTCACAGGACTTTGTGAAGCTGTAACCGTATCCGGATAATTCCCGGAGACGGTTCCGTAAATGAATTTGACGGTCGTCGTACCTTTATGCGAGCTCACCGCTCCATTCAACGTGGCGGATCCCCAGCTAACGCTTGTGCTCGTATCCGTCGTGGCTGCCGGCGCAGCCGGCACATACTGAGACTGCCAGAGCAATCCCGGATATCCATTATTGATGTTCGAGTCGGCTGCCCACACATTTGTAAAATCCCAGCCGCCGTTCGTGAAGGTTGATTGTGTTTTCATAGCTGAAGTGTTCTCGCCCGTGCCGTTGCCATTGCTCGGCTGGCCGGAAGTCTGTGTGTCCCAGAATGAGTTTGATATAGCTCCATCAAGGCTGAGCCCCGCGAGTCCGCCGACGTCCGAACTGCCGACAACGCTTCCTCTGCTGTAGCACTTAATAATCCCGGCTAGATAATTGTCCCCGACCAGTCCGCCCACATAGCTCCCGGTAGCGACGACAGAATCTGAACTGTAGCTATTACTTGCCGATGAAGCGCCGTCATCGCTAACATTATAGCCCACCAGCCCGCCGACATAGTTTCTTCCTACCACGCTGCCGGTGCTGTAGCACTCACTGATTGTCCCATCGAATCCGTTTTGCCCGGTGATTCCTCCGGCATAGTCCGCGCCGCTATCAATGCATGTGCAGTAGCAATTGCTTATCGAACCGAAGTTCGAGTTCGACCCGACGAACCCGCCTGAGTAGTTGCCGGTGCAAACGACATTTCCAGAGCTGTGGCTATTTGTAATCTTCGCGCTTTGAAGATTCTGTCCTACCAATCCTCCTGCCTGACTGCTTCCGTCTACGGACCCAGTGCTGTAACTGCTGTCGATGAACGAGGTCACATTGGAGTTTACCCCAAGGTTCTCTCCCACGAGTCCGCCGATATCGTTCGCGCCGCTCACATTTCCCGTGCTATAACACTTTTCTATTTGACCATAATACTCATTTGCGCCGACAAGCCCGCCGGCATAATCACTGTTCCCCCTGACATTCCCGGTGGCATAACAATTCCTTATGGAAGAGCTGGTGCCGTAGTCACCACCGAACCCGCTGCCGCTGCTGTAATTATCACCAACGAGTCCACCGACATCATTGCCGCTGGCGTTCACAGAAGCAGTGCTGTGGGAATTACTTAGCACGCCGCCTCCGGTTCCTCCGACGAGTCCGCCGACATTACCGCCGTTTCCGTGAATGATTCCGGTAGTGTAGCAATCATCAATCGTCGATAGGCTAGTATAACCTATAAGTCCGCCGATATGATCAGCGCCGGTTATATTGACATTGATAAGTCCGAGATTCTTTATCTCTGCGTTGGATATGCTTCCAAACAGCCCCAAAATTCCGGTACTGCCCTGGGAAATGAACAGACCTGTTGTCGTGTGTCCTCCTCCATCGTAATGCCCGGTAAAGGAATAACCACTTCCAGGATAAGCGATTGGAGTAAACCCAGCTCCTGAATTCCAGCTAGTATCAGAAGATGCATCTATGTCCGCGGTCTGCAGGAAATACGAACCCCAGGAACTCGAGTTTTGGACTATCCAAACGAGATTGGCAAGCGAATCTATCTGGTAAGGATCGCTCGACGACGTGCCGCTACCGGATGGGTGCACTGCTGTCTGTGCTCGTGCCGTCGGCAAAAATGTATTTGCGGCACAAATCAGGACAAACAACGAAGCAGCTGCAAATGTGTTAGTACACCTTTCCATCCATCCTCCCTCATTTATTGTTCGCTAATCATGTAAGTGCATTCATACTAAATGCAATGCGGACACGATTGTCATTCGCTGTAACGGTTTCCGTTGAGATGATCATGACATTCCGTCCTTCTGATTCCTGGTTGACTACAAGTTTGGTTACAGAACGAAGCAGCAACCTCTCCCTCGTCAAGACATACAACCATATTCAACAGGAGATAAAGTGAGGATTGAACGCACGCCCAACTGTGAACAGTAAGACTAATCTATATTAAAATCGCGGCGGTTTCTCAAAGTATTCCTATTACGTACATTAACATTATATGGTGAGGCGGGTTCCCGAATGACGCTATCAGCACAAATCCAATACTACCTTCGGGTGCGAACTTGATCGTAGAGAAGGGTCCATATCATCAAAAAGCAATAAGAAACCAGTGGTCTGCAGGGGAATGTGCCGTCAACTGATCTTCTCTTAGAGCTACTCTTCAAAGAATAGAGGGAAGATCATTTGTGATCTGAAGCCACAATCGGGGTGATCGGAGCTGAGTACGAAGATAAAATCGGGTCGATTTTTGGGGGCAAGTCGGTATGCAAAGTGGCTCTGGATCTTTTTGATTTGGGATTTCTTGAGCTATCTAGCCACCAACAGGAGCTATTCACGAGCCCGTTGTTTCTTTAGAATGTCCCCCATAACTTCTGTAGAGGCGCGAAACATTAGGGCACATGGGAATAGTGGCACGCGGAGAAATTCTTAAATGAGCCATAAACAAACGTCTGCTTGCACAAGGCATTCTGTCCACTCGAATGTTATGCGGATACATGCCAGGATAATTCGCGATAATTATAGTTGGACAGCCAATACCAGACGACATCAATGCAGCGTGGGAACTGTCTCATAGGAGGAAAACATGAAAAAGATACTTGCTATTCTCTTGTTATCAAGTGTTTGTGTGCAAGCTCAGTGGAGACCGCTTTCTACAGGTTACAATTTAAGTCTATATTCAGTTCAGTTTTTTGACACATTGAGTGGAATAATTACAGGAGATGATGGGTTATTGCTACGAACAACGGATGGTGGACAGAACTGGAATGCGAATCTTGATTACTATAACTACTATCCCGCCTTATTCTCAATTAGTCTATATAATAATTCTTCAGGCTGGATTTCCGGAAGATATGGGACTCTACTGCAAACAACAGATAAAGGACAAACCTGGACTCCAAAAGATGGCTTTTCTTCATCCGTGGGTGGTTATTGGCTATCACATGTTGCTTTCTTAAACGATACGGTGGGTTGGATGTGTGGTGGAACGGATGCTTTGTTCAGAACAAAATTTGGGGATGGCTATTGGACGAAGGAATACGTTAGCCGTGCACCCTATGCGCTTGGCCATTTGTACACGAAAGACTTTGCTTCAGGTTACCTTACAGGAGACGCTGGCATCGCGGTGAAGACCACAGATCATGGCTATAGCTGGACAACTTTGAACACGGGCGTAAGCGCTACGCTAGAGAATGTAACCTTCGTAAATGATCTGACGGGTTGGATCGTAGGAGACTCCACTACGATTTTGAAAACAACCGATGGCGGCACTTCCTGGTCCAGGTATGATACGGAATTACAATATCATTTCAATTGGGTCACGTTTGTTGATGATTCCGTCGGTTGGATTGTCGGAAGTAATGGCGCGATCATGAAAACAACAAATGCAGGCGCAACATGGGATAAAGTTCCAAGTGGGACTTTGGTCAATTTAAGATCAATTTTCTTCAAGGATAAAAATCATGGCTATATTGTAGGCGACAGCGGAAAGGTTTTGTTGTATGACACAACGTTTACGACATCCGTTGGCTCAGAACGACATGCCGTCCAACCAATCTCTTTTGAGGTCTCTCAGAATTACCCAAATCCATTTAATCCGACAACAACAATAAGTTTTTCGATACCACGAGACGAATTCGTTGAATTGA
Proteins encoded in this region:
- a CDS encoding YCF48-related protein, which gives rise to MKKILAILLLSSVCVQAQWRPLSTGYNLSLYSVQFFDTLSGIITGDDGLLLRTTDGGQNWNANLDYYNYYPALFSISLYNNSSGWISGRYGTLLQTTDKGQTWTPKDGFSSSVGGYWLSHVAFLNDTVGWMCGGTDALFRTKFGDGYWTKEYVSRAPYALGHLYTKDFASGYLTGDAGIAVKTTDHGYSWTTLNTGVSATLENVTFVNDLTGWIVGDSTTILKTTDGGTSWSRYDTELQYHFNWVTFVDDSVGWIVGSNGAIMKTTNAGATWDKVPSGTLVNLRSIFFKDKNHGYIVGDSGKVLLYDTTFTTSVGSERHAVQPISFEVSQNYPNPFNPTTTISFSIPRDEFVELKVFDVLGKEVGTLTNQKYNAGAHSIQFNASNLASGTYLYRLTAGENVATRKIVLIK
- a CDS encoding GLUG motif-containing protein codes for the protein MERCTNTFAAASLFVLICAANTFLPTARAQTAVHPSGSGTSSSDPYQIDSLANLVWIVQNSSSWGSYFLQTADIDASSDTSWNSGAGFTPIAYPGSGYSFTGHYDGGGHTTTGLFISQGSTGILGLFGSISNAEIKNLGLINVNITGADHIGGLIGYTSLSTIDDCYTTGIIHGNGGNVGGLVGGTGGGVLSNSHSTASVNASGNDVGGLVGDNYSSGSGFGGDYGTSSSIRNCYATGNVRGNSDYAGGLVGANEYYGQIEKCYSTGNVSGANDIGGLVGENLGVNSNVTSFIDSSYSTGSVDGSSQAGGLVGQNLQSAKITNSHSSGNVVCTGNYSGGFVGSNSNFGSISNCYCTCIDSGADYAGGITGQNGFDGTISECYSTGSVVGRNYVGGLVGYNVSDDGASSASNSYSSDSVVATGSYVGGLVGDNYLAGIIKCYSRGSVVGSSDVGGLAGLSLDGAISNSFWDTQTSGQPSNGNGTGENTSAMKTQSTFTNGGWDFTNVWAADSNINNGYPGLLWQSQYVPAAPAATTDTSTSVSWGSATLNGAVSSHKGTTTVKFIYGTVSGNYPDTVTASQSPVNGWGGASVSASISPLASSQTYYYRVIASNSYGPAQGNELNFTTTSFIAVQPSGSGTSNDPFQIDSLQNLYWITQNSSAWDTCFVQTANIDASSTIYWNSGAGFSPIGNGGTYFTGTYNGKGHTITGLFISSGGASEVGMFGDLVNGRVKNLALINEHVAGGSEVGGLVGYSVQSSIDSCSTSGNVIGASGGYVGGLVGFDDSSIVSNSYSTDSVNDASNSDVGGLVGISQFGSSITNSYAVGNVVGNIGVGGLVGYNINRSTISNCHSSGSVTVSLEDAGGLVGYNYSSCAVSNCYSTGSVSGSQYEAGGLIGYNYSNCPISDCYSTGSVSGSWYVGGLVGYNYNSSVTNCYSTGSVSGSTNVGGLLGFNSASSVNSCFWDIQTSGHLSSPAGTGDSTDEMKTESTFTNSGWDFVSTWGINGVTNNGYPYLLPPPDHSLPVQATDFLATADVGSITLKWKTQSEVDNAGFNIMREDPGTSAFKLIASYASNNSLKGLGTSSTGRTYNFTDNRVVSGSTYQYKIQSVSTSGMTKDLTTLTVTVDVPKTYALYQNYPNPFNPSTTIRFDLKQQSTVTLDIYNVLGQRVLGDNFGTLNAGRYNQNINLGSYASGVYFYRIDAVGNDGKRFESIKKLVLMK